In Triticum urartu cultivar G1812 unplaced genomic scaffold, Tu2.1 TuUngrouped_contig_4964, whole genome shotgun sequence, the following proteins share a genomic window:
- the LOC125528578 gene encoding transcription factor TEOSINTE BRANCHED 1-like: MEMEMGMDSLWPHHQHPPPLPPSSEVPDAFSSYYYYPPLAAAAAAAATTDNPTPPAVSRSRASRSRAAARKDRHSKICTAGGMRDRRMRLSLDVARRFFALQDKLGFDKASKTVQWLLDRSTAGINHLAASMSASMSLSEEDVDGSVLLDLDNNDHAMAMAADAETNKQQEQEHQTAKAKRRSAPAVPSPRKKSSNGSAPVLLPDKASRARARERARERTKERNRLRSEAPAPAPARQPVVPAVTCSNNYYEEGEQEPWELGGVVFAKPRIQY; the protein is encoded by the coding sequence ATGGAAATGGAAATGGGGATGGACTCTCTTTGGCCTCACCATCAACaccctcctcctcttcctccttcctcAGAAGTACCAGATGCCTTCTCCTCCTACTACTATTACCCTCCGTTGGCCGCTGCCGCAGCCGCGGCCGCTACGACGGACAACCCAACGCCTCCGGCAGTTTCAAGGTCAAGGGCGTCAAGATCTAGGGCCGCGGCGAGGAAAGACAGACACAGCAAGATATGCACGGCCGGTGGGATGAGGGACCGGCGGATGCGGCTGTCCCTGGACGTGGCCCGGCGCTTCTTCGCCCTCCAGGACAAGCTGGGCTTCGACAAGGCCAGCAAGACGGTGCAGTGGCTCCTCGACAGGTCCACCGCCGGCATCAACCACCTCGCCGCCTCCATGTCCGCCTCCATGTCCTTGTCGGAGGAGGACGTGGACGGGTCTGTTCTCCTGGACCTGGACAACAACGACCACGCCATGGCCATGGCGGCCGATGCTGAAACAAACAAGCAGCAGGAGCAGGAGCATCAGACGGCCAAGGCAAAAAGAAGATCAGCTCCTGCTGTTCCAAGTCCAAGGAAGAAGAGCAGCAATGGCAGCGCCCCTGTTCTCCTCCCAGACAAGGCGTCCAGGGCAAGGGCCAGGGAGAGGGCCAGAGAGAGGACCAAGGAGAGGAACCGCCTCCGGTCGGAGGCTCCGGCACCGGCGCCGGCGAGGCAGCCAGTGGTTCCGGCAGTAACCTGCAGCAACAACTACTACGAGGAGGGGGAGCAAGAGCCATGGGAGCTGGGAGGAGTTGTCTTTGCCAAACCGCGCATCCAGTACTGA